Within the uncultured Draconibacterium sp. genome, the region AAGCCAGTAATAACATGCATAGGAGGAGAAAGTAATTAGCTCTCATTGTCTTTTGTTTAGTTAACAGATGGACAATGAGAGCTAAAGGTTGCGTGGTCTAGTGTTTTGCTGTCATAAAAAATTCCAGTTTGCCACCTTTCATCAAGTCTTCGTGCGAAAAGAAAGGCTCTTCAAGCGTTTCGCCGTTTAGCACAACTTTTTCGATGAATTTATTTTCTTTTGAATTGTTGTGAGCGATGATCTCAAAAGTACCATCCGGAACTCTAACCGAAGCTTTGTCGACAACCGGACGTCCAATCGTGTAAGTGGGATCGCCGGGACAAACCTGGTAAAAGCCAATGGCGTTTAATACATACCATGCCGACATCTGGCCGCAATCTTCGTTGCCAATTATTCCGGCAGGTTCCGGCAAGTAGAAATCGTACAATACATGGTCGAGGTATTTTTGTGTTTTCCACTTTGCATTGGTGTAGTTGTATAAATAGGCCATGTGGTGACTTGGCTCATTTCCGTGCGCGTATTGCCCGATTAAACCGGTGATATCAGCCGATGCATTTTCTCCCAGAATCTCGGAGCTGGTAGTAAACAAGCTATCCAGACTTGATTCGAACGCATCCTTTCCACCAAACAGGTTAACCATTCCATTCATATCGTGTGGGGCAAAATAACTCCACTGGTAGGCATTTCCTTCGGTGTAATCGGCATGATTATGATCGGAATATTTAGGATTAAAAGGCGTTCGCCAGCTGCCATCACCATTTTTCCCGCGCATAAATCCTGTTGAGGCATCAAAATAGTTTTCGTAGTATTTCGACTTTTTATAGAACTCATCAGCTGTTTTCTCGTCGCCGGCAGTTTTGGCAATTTCTGCTACGCACCAGTCGTAATAAGCCATTTCAACACCATACGAAACAGAGGCAGTGATTGAATCAGATGGAATAAAACCGTATTTTTCTTTGTAATAAATATGCTTCATCATTACTTCTGCTCCGCGTGTTCCCTTGTGTTCTTCCAACCATTCCGGTTGCCAGGTCGCTGATTTTACGGCAGCTTCTTTCCAATCTTCAAGATCAGCATTTGGCACCAAACCTTTTGCCAGCGCATCGGCCATTACCGATGTTGCCGGGTAGCCCACCATTGTTCCGGTGTAATTCGAGGCCAGCGGCCATTTCGGAAGAAGTCCGCCTTCACGGTATTTCTGTACCAGCGCCTCGGCCCACTCTCCGGCTTTTTCAGGTCGGATAATGGTAATCAGCGGGTGAAAAGCCCGGAACGTATCCCACAACGAAAAAACGGTGTAATTGGTAAATCCTTCCGGTGCCTGGCGGATGGTTTTGTCCATTCCGCGGTAACGACCGTCAACATTCTGTGCTGTAAATGGCGACATCATACTGTGGTACAATGCGGTGTAAAAGTTGGTTTTTACTGCTTCGTTATCGGTTGAAATGGTAATTCCCTGCAAGGCTTCGCGCCATTCTGCTTTAGCTTGCTCAACAGTTTTGTCAAAATCCCAACCTGTAAGTTCAGCCTGCATGTTTTTATGGGCACCGGATTCGTCAACCACCGATAATGCTACTTTTACCAGCAATGATTTGTCATTGTCGGGAAACTCAAAATGTAATTTTATGTCTTTTCCTGTCAGACTGGTTTCAGTAGTTGGTTCGCCTTCAGCAAAAGTTTTTAACTGGTCAAATGCTTCTGAAAATTCAATACGGTAAGCTACCAAATGATCTTCAGCCCAGCCTTTTGTAAGCTGAACACCTTCAAAAGTTTTGTTATCAATCTGGTGAATCGATTTTTCTACAATGCTGTGCCCCCAATTCGGCTGCAAAATATGCCCAAGGTCGAGCATTACATTTCTGTCGCTGCTGTCGTCAAACGAATATTTATGAAAGCCCACGCGTTTGGTAGCCGTTAATTCTGCTGTTACATTCAGGTTTTTCAAACGTACTTTGTAATATCCGGGCGACGACGTTTCATCGTTTTTATCAAACAGGCCAATCGGTTTTAACTCGTCCGAATTTGAATAGGGGAGCAAAAGCACATCGCCAAGATCGCCAATACCGGTACCACTCAAATGCGTGTGGCTAAATCCGTAAATGGTTGAATCTTCGTTGTGGTAACCACTGCTGGCATCCCAACCCATAATGTGGGTATCCGGACTCAGCTGAACCATTCCAAACGGAGTGGTTGCACCGGGGAAAGTATGTCCGTGAAAACCTGTCCCGATAAACGGATCAACGTAGTTTAAAATATCCTGTTCGGTTTGGTTTTGCTCCGAAACACAGCCTGAAACAAATAAAGTCAGGGCGATAAGTACAGTTAGTGCTCTCATTTTCTGTTGATATAAATTTTGCGCAAAGTTACTTTTTAAAAATTTTAAAAAGAAGAGAAATCGAAGGATTTGATTCATTTATCGGGTTTAATGTTTCGAATGAATTAATGTGAAAGCAATCCGAACATTTGTCATAGTTTGAAATGGAGAATTTACTACATTCACGTTCTCATAAAAAAATTGCATAAATGTTTCAGAAAGAGATTTACATCGAACGAAGAAAAGTTCTAAAGGAGAAAGTTGGGGAAGGATTGATTTTGTTGTTTGGAAACGACGAATCATCGATGAATTATGCTGATAACACTTACCATTTCAGGCAAGACAGCACGTTTTTGTATTACTTCGGAATTCAGCATCCGGGTTTGGCTGCGGTAATCGATATTGATAACGACAAGGAGATAATTTTCGGAAATGATTATACCATCGACGATATTGTGTGGATGGGACCACAACCAACCATTGCCGATCGTGCTGCTCTATGCGGTGTGTCAACAGTGTTCCCGATGAAAGAATTGGCTTCTGTTGTGGAGAAAAGTAAAAAGATTCATTTCCTGCCGCTTTATCGTCCGGAGAATAAAATAAAGTTGTTCGAACTGATCGATGTGGCACCCAAAGATGTTGCTAATACGTACTCGCTTGAGTTGGTAAAAGCCGTTGTCAGTCAGCGCGAGATAAAAAGCAAAGAAGAGATTGAGCAGCTGCATCAGGCTGTGAACGTTTCGGTTGATATGCATGTGGCGGCTATGAAATTTGCACGCCCCGGAATGACAGAAGCTCAGGTAGCATCTGAAATTCACAAAGTGGCGCTGGCAGCCGGCGGAAACATTGCTTTCCCGATAATTGCCACCAAAAACGGGCAAACACTGCACAATCATTTTCATGGTAACACCGTAAAAGAAGGCGACTTGTTTTTGGTTGATGCCGGTTACGAAAACGAATTGAGTTACTCAGGAGATTTGTCGAGTACTTTCCCGGTAAGCAAAAAATTCACGCTGGAGCAAAAAGAGATTTACGAAATATCTTTGGCCGGACATGAAGCTGCCATTAGCGCGCTTGAGTTTGGCAAACCATATAAAAACGCTCACATTGCAGCTGCTACAACCATTTTTGATGGATTGAAATCAATGGGTTTCACAAAAGGTAATGCGATGGATGCATTTGAGGCGGGTGCTCATGCTTTATTTTTCCCATGCGGAACCGGGCACATGATGGGAATGGATGTGCACGATATGGAAGATCTTGGCGAAGTTTGGGTTGGTTACGACGGCCAGCCAAAAAGTACACAGTTTGGTTTAAAATCGCTTCGTCTGGCAAAACCGCTCAGAGCGGGCCATGTATTTACCATCGAACCCGGGATTTACTTTATTCCTGAATTGATCGATCTTTGGCGCGGACAAGGCAAATTCAATGATTTTATCAATTGGGAAAAGGTTGACAGCTACCGTAATCTTGGCGGAATGCGAAACGAAGAAGATTTTGTAATGACCGAAAACGGTGCGCAGTTACTCGGCAAGCCAAAACCAAAAACCGTTGAAGATGTAGAAGCGCTGCGAGGATAAAAGACTGATACCTACAGGTTTCATGTTAAGTATATTTGCACTTAACGTGAAACCTGCATGCATCGTCGATCTTGAATGAATAAAAACTTTACTTTTGCCCCAAATTAGCAACAATGAAGAAGGGAAGTATTCTTGCACTTTTGTTATTGAATTCACTTTGGCTATTCGCTCAGAATGAGGTTGGCCCCGAAGGCCATAAACTGCTGTGGGTATTTCTGTTTCTTGCTGCAATAGCAGTAGCTTTTATTGTTAGTGGTCGTTCTTTTAAGAAGAAATCAAAAAAGGAGCGAGGGCCATTTCTGCAGCTTAAAAAGCTAAGTATAAAACTGGAGAAGGATGCAAATTTCTATCCCGATAATTTAATTCTTACCGTAAAAAATAACGGCTCAACGGCGATCGATTTGGATCAGCCGCTTTTAGTATTCGATAATTTCTGGCTGAGACGAAAGTTTAAGATCAAAGGTATGGATAACCACAATTTTTATCCGTTGTACCTGGAAAGCGGGAAAACACATCAGCTGAAAATTGATCTGAATCGGTTTTACACGCACGATAAATCGTTGAAGAAGTTTCCAAAAACAAAGATTTATCTGAAAGATGTAAAAGGTAAAAAGCTTGGAAATAAGGCTGTTTTTTTACGGAAAACACTTATTAAATTTTAATGCGCAACTGGAAATTTAATCATATCGATTTCTCAACTTATCCAAGTTACAAGGGTAAAGATTTGGGTGTTTTTTGGTCGCCTGAAAAGACGATGATCAATATTTGGGCACCAACTGCTCAAATGGTAGAATTGCGTCTGTACAAAGATGGAGTTCGTGGCGAGGCCTATTATAAAACCAACCTGCAGAAGAAGGAAAACGGCATTTGGGGTACGGTTCTTACCGGAGATTACGAAGGTAAATTCTATACTTTCAGAGTTAACGACGGCGAATGGTTGGATGAGGTTGCCGGAATTTATGCCCGCTGTGTTGGTGCTAACGGTTTGCGTGGAATGATCTATAATCCGAATACCACAAATCCGGAAGATTGGGTTTACGACAATGGTCCGCGCTACAAAAGTTTTACCGATGCGGTGATCTACGAAACGCATGTGCGTGATTTTTCAATTGCCGAAAATTCAGGGATTGAAAACAAAGGCAAATTTCTTGGTTTTACAGAAGAAGGAACACGGTCGCCTGAAGGTGTAAAAACCGGGATCGATCATTTAAAAGAACTGGGAGTTACACATGTGCATTTGTTGCCGGTGAACGATTATGTAACGGTTGACGAAGAAAAACCACTTGAAAAATATAACTGGGGTTACGATCCCATGCACTATAATGCGTTGGAAGGTTCGTATGCAACCGATGCTTACGACGGACGAAAGCGGATTGCTGAGTTCAAAGCCCTGGTAAAAGCATTGCATGCCAATGGAATTGGTGTGATTCTGGATGTGGTTTTCAACCATACTTACTACGCTAAAGAATCGGTATTCAATCAGATTGTTCCGGGCTATTTCTACCGTCAAAAAGAAGACGGATCGTTTGCAAATGCTTCGGGCTGTGGCAACGAACTGGCCTCGGAGCGGGAAATGGTGCGTAAATACATTATCGATACACTCAAATATTGGGTGGAGGAATTCCATGTTGATGGATTCCGTTTTGATTTGATGGGGATTCACGATCTCAAAACCATGCAGGAAATCAGGAAGTCGCTGGATAAGATCGACCGTGGATTATTTCTTTATGGCGAAGGCTGGGCGGCAGACCAAAGTCCAATGCCGGAATCGAAACGGGCGGTGAAAAAGAACACCTCTGCAATGCGGAGAATAGCCAGTTTTAACGACGATTTTCGCGATGCCTTGAAAGGAAATCACGGCGATAAAAAATCGAAAGGTTTTGTAAGCGGGCTTAACCTGCGCGAAGAGGCTGTAAAGTTTGGAGTTACTGCGGCAGTTTATCATCCGCAGGTGAATTATGGATATATCGATACTGTTGAAACCGCCTGGGCTGCCGAGCCCGATCAGTGTATAAATTATGTGTCGTGCCACGATAATTACACACTTTGGGATAAACTGAAACAAAGTTTGCCAAAGGTGAGCGATGAGGAGTTGCGGAAGCGTGTAAAGTTGGCCGGAGCGCTGGTTTTGACTTCGCAAGGCGTACCGCTTTTGCATGCCGGTGTTGATTTTTGCCGGACAAAAGGAGGAAACGGAAACTCCTATAAATCGCCCGATTCGGTGAACCAGATCGACTGGAGCCGCAAAAATGAATACA harbors:
- a CDS encoding GH92 family glycosyl hydrolase, whose amino-acid sequence is MRALTVLIALTLFVSGCVSEQNQTEQDILNYVDPFIGTGFHGHTFPGATTPFGMVQLSPDTHIMGWDASSGYHNEDSTIYGFSHTHLSGTGIGDLGDVLLLPYSNSDELKPIGLFDKNDETSSPGYYKVRLKNLNVTAELTATKRVGFHKYSFDDSSDRNVMLDLGHILQPNWGHSIVEKSIHQIDNKTFEGVQLTKGWAEDHLVAYRIEFSEAFDQLKTFAEGEPTTETSLTGKDIKLHFEFPDNDKSLLVKVALSVVDESGAHKNMQAELTGWDFDKTVEQAKAEWREALQGITISTDNEAVKTNFYTALYHSMMSPFTAQNVDGRYRGMDKTIRQAPEGFTNYTVFSLWDTFRAFHPLITIIRPEKAGEWAEALVQKYREGGLLPKWPLASNYTGTMVGYPATSVMADALAKGLVPNADLEDWKEAAVKSATWQPEWLEEHKGTRGAEVMMKHIYYKEKYGFIPSDSITASVSYGVEMAYYDWCVAEIAKTAGDEKTADEFYKKSKYYENYFDASTGFMRGKNGDGSWRTPFNPKYSDHNHADYTEGNAYQWSYFAPHDMNGMVNLFGGKDAFESSLDSLFTTSSEILGENASADITGLIGQYAHGNEPSHHMAYLYNYTNAKWKTQKYLDHVLYDFYLPEPAGIIGNEDCGQMSAWYVLNAIGFYQVCPGDPTYTIGRPVVDKASVRVPDGTFEIIAHNNSKENKFIEKVVLNGETLEEPFFSHEDLMKGGKLEFFMTAKH
- a CDS encoding Xaa-Pro aminopeptidase, which gives rise to MFQKEIYIERRKVLKEKVGEGLILLFGNDESSMNYADNTYHFRQDSTFLYYFGIQHPGLAAVIDIDNDKEIIFGNDYTIDDIVWMGPQPTIADRAALCGVSTVFPMKELASVVEKSKKIHFLPLYRPENKIKLFELIDVAPKDVANTYSLELVKAVVSQREIKSKEEIEQLHQAVNVSVDMHVAAMKFARPGMTEAQVASEIHKVALAAGGNIAFPIIATKNGQTLHNHFHGNTVKEGDLFLVDAGYENELSYSGDLSSTFPVSKKFTLEQKEIYEISLAGHEAAISALEFGKPYKNAHIAAATTIFDGLKSMGFTKGNAMDAFEAGAHALFFPCGTGHMMGMDVHDMEDLGEVWVGYDGQPKSTQFGLKSLRLAKPLRAGHVFTIEPGIYFIPELIDLWRGQGKFNDFINWEKVDSYRNLGGMRNEEDFVMTENGAQLLGKPKPKTVEDVEALRG
- the pulA gene encoding type I pullulanase, translated to MRNWKFNHIDFSTYPSYKGKDLGVFWSPEKTMINIWAPTAQMVELRLYKDGVRGEAYYKTNLQKKENGIWGTVLTGDYEGKFYTFRVNDGEWLDEVAGIYARCVGANGLRGMIYNPNTTNPEDWVYDNGPRYKSFTDAVIYETHVRDFSIAENSGIENKGKFLGFTEEGTRSPEGVKTGIDHLKELGVTHVHLLPVNDYVTVDEEKPLEKYNWGYDPMHYNALEGSYATDAYDGRKRIAEFKALVKALHANGIGVILDVVFNHTYYAKESVFNQIVPGYFYRQKEDGSFANASGCGNELASEREMVRKYIIDTLKYWVEEFHVDGFRFDLMGIHDLKTMQEIRKSLDKIDRGLFLYGEGWAADQSPMPESKRAVKKNTSAMRRIASFNDDFRDALKGNHGDKKSKGFVSGLNLREEAVKFGVTAAVYHPQVNYGYIDTVETAWAAEPDQCINYVSCHDNYTLWDKLKQSLPKVSDEELRKRVKLAGALVLTSQGVPLLHAGVDFCRTKGGNGNSYKSPDSVNQIDWSRKNEYIDVFEYFQKLIQLRKNHPAFRITSADAIRQDLNFCTEYKIGVVSYCLDGKQAGDNWSKIFLIFNGNEEPVEFPLPEGRYKVVVDANSINEEGIEIVEDTVVVDPVSLKILVQAENV